The DNA segment CCTCTCGGGTGACAAGCTCTGGCGGCACTGGTTTCACCAGGCTGTGAAGGTCGAGGCAGGCCATGAGGCCGGGATTGCTGGTGGGTTGGCTCTGGTTGTATTGCCGGCCTTGATCGTCGGGCTCGGCGTGTATGTGCTTGATGTCATCGGCTGGCGCTTTGCAGGTTACCCCATTGAGTGGCTGATCCTCGTCCTGATGATGGGAGCGCCCGGCTGGCGCCCGGTACTACAGAGCTACTCCATGTCCTGGCAGCGCGGGGATATGCAGGCGGCGTGGCACGTTGTGGAGGACCGTTTGCCGGCCGAGGAGCGGGGCGCCGCGTCATCACCGGACGTGATGCATCTTACCCTGTCGAAAGTCCTGTTGGTCACAGTCTTCCAGCGCTTCTTCCTGGTGGGCTTCTGGTATGTGGTGGGCGGTATTGGTCTGGCGGTGCTGGCGCGCGGACTGGTAGCGCTTTCCGAACAATGGCCCCAGGCGGCGGCCCGCTCCCGATTCCAGCGGTTGGCTGAATGGATGGCCTGGGTACCGGTACGATTGCTGTCGGTGACCTTCGGCATTGCCGGCGACCTCGCCGGCTGGCTCCGGGAATTCCCGGCCAGTGTTGGCGGGCTCTCCAAGAAAACCGCAGATGTCCTCATGATTTCCGCGAATGGGTCGTTAACCGGGTATGCGTTGGATCCGGAAAGGTTCTCTCGGATTCATTCGGAGGAATGGGCAGATTTCGGTGGGCGTAGCCTGGGGGCAATACGGGATCTGCTTAACCGGAGCATGCTGGTGTGGATATGCGCGTTGGCGCTATTGGTCATCTTCGGAATGATCTGATCGATAACATATAAAAATTACACTTCAACAACAAATAACACTCAAGTTCCTTAGACTTTAGGCGACAATATAAAAAGAGAATATTTGTTCAGTTGTTGAAGTTCCAGCGAGAGGGAAACCGTGAAGCAACTCATTAATCCTGCCATAGCACTGATGAACCGGCTGCCCATGGTCTACAAGTTCAGCCTGATCAGCATACTCTTCCTGTTGCCGATTGGCGGGCTCTCCTGGCTGGTAATGTCTCAGCTCAATCAGTCGGTTCAGACCATGACCCGAGGCGTTGAAGGGCTTCAGCAACTTCGGAGTGTCGAGCAACTGCTTGTGTCCTCCATGGCTTACCGGGATTACCGCGCCGCCGGTGTGCTTAAGAACGAGGATGGTTTGATGGCCGCTTCCGAAGACGCCGCCGAACAGATCGACGCGCTGCTGGAGGCGCTGATGGCTGAACAACGCTCTTTCGATGCCTCGGGATCCTGGGCGCAGCAAGTGGCTGCCATCCAGAAGGATTGGGAGGCGCTGCGGGCCGACGACAATTACCAGGGCAATATCGACCCCCAGTTCAAGTATTACCAGGAATTCGTGCAGAAGGTGATGTCGCTGCTGCCGGCCACCATTGAAATTTCCGGTCTTGGCCAGGATGCGTCCCGTGAGAACCAGTTGCTTCTCGGGCTGGCTCGGGAAGCCTTGCCCGAAGCCCGGGGCGTGATTGGCGAGGCCCGGGCCTACGGCACGTTTGCGCTGGTGGAAGGGCAGGTGGGTTATGCCCTGAGCGACGGGCTGAACGCGATCTACGACGGCCTGACCAACCGCAGTTCACTGTTGGCGCCGGCGCTGTCGGTGGCGGCCGAGGCCTCCGATCAGCTTTCGGACGAAGCTGGCAACACCATTACCCGGGTAAACGAGAGCCTGACTCTGGTGCGTGATGCGCTGGATCTCAACGTTGTCACGCCGATGCGACTGGAAATGCCCTGGCAGGAATACGACGCTCTGATTCGCGCGCAGCTTGAACATTATGATGAGCTGACGGCCGCGATTTTTGATGTGGTCGAGGGCAATCTTTCCACTCGTCTGGAGCAGGAGGTGAATCAGCGGCGGCTCATTGTGGTCGCACTGGTGGCCATTCTGCTGGTGGTCGTTTATCTCTACATTGGCTTCTTCATGTCGGTGCGTACTGCCATCAACCGCTTCACCGAGGCGGCCCGGAATGTGGCGGCGGGTGACATGACCACCCACATCAACCTTCGGAACCGGGATGAGCTGGGGGAACTGACCAGCGAGTTCAACAACATGACTGATCGCATTGCGGAGCTGATCCGATCGGTCAGCGGTACCACGGCGGATGTCGACCAGCAGGCAGCGCGGGTTAAGGACACAGCTGCCGCGAACAGCGAAGCCGTGGCTCGTCAGATGGAAGAAAGCGGTCAGATCAATGAAGCCATGAACCAGATGGTGGAAGCCGTTAATGAGGTTACCGAGAGTGCGCACCGGGTAGCTGACAGCGCCGGGACCGCAGAAAGCGATACCGAAACCGGACGGCAGGTAGTGGCGGATACCGTAGAAACCATCAATCGGCTGGCCTCGGAAATCTCCGGCGCGGTCGATGTGATCAACCGGGTTAGCCAGGACAGTGACAACATCAGCCAGGTGCTGGTTGAAATCAAGGCCATCGCCGAACAGACCAACCTGCTGGCCCTGAATGCCGCGATCGAGGCGGCCCGGGCCGGCGAGCAGGGCCGGGGCTTTGCGGTGGTGGCGGACGAGGTACGTTCGCTGTCCCAGCGCACTCACAAGTCGACGGAAGAAATCGAAGGCATGATTTCACGGCTGCAGAGCGGCGTTAAGGATGCCGTGTCGGCAATGACCAACAGCCGGGATGTGACTGAGACGACGGTGACCAAGTCCGGTCAGGTGACCGAGGCGCTCGACCGCATTGCACGCGGCATCTCCATCATCGTGGATATGAGTCACCAGATTGCCCAGGCAGCCGAAGAGCAGTCTGCTGTGGCCAAGGACGTGAATGCCAGCGTCGCGCAGATTGGCGATCTGGGGCAGACCACCGCCGCCAACGCCGAGGAAACCCTGGGATCATCCCGGGAGATGTCTGACCTCACGGCGTCGCTTCAGCGCCTGGTGGAAGCCTTCAAGGTGTAAAGAATAGTTTCATTCCTGATACATTTGTGTCAGAAAATTATACACCCTCTATGAAAGCAAGGTTTTTCGATGCATTTTTTAACGCATTCTATTTACATGGAAAAATCCGGAAGGATGAAGGCAGGACAGCTTGAATCCCGTTTAAAACGTTTTATGTGTAAAAAAATCTGACAGATTGGTGTAACTCCCAAGAAGCGCTCATGCCGCTTCTCGCGCCCAGAAAAACAGGCCTACCTGTCAATTATGAATACATAAATTTCATATCCATGAATTGGCCAGCAGGCTGAACCCCCGACCTATTCATATCTACCTGTTTCAACGTTATTTTTCGTTTCCGGCACACCCATTGCTCCAGAGCGAACTGCCGAAAGCGCCGAGAAGGTTCGAGGCGTTAGGCGAGTCATAATAACCGTTACGGAGAATGGATATGAAATTGCGTACTTTTGCTTCCTGCGTCGCCCTGGCTGTGTCTGCTGGTGCAGTAAATGCCGATACTTCTGTGGAGGTCCCCCTGAGCGGGACTCTGCCCAAAGAATGTAATATCTCTGCCTACCTGAATGGTCCTTTCGACAACCTGGATATGGCGAGTCTGTCCTCTCAGGGAGCTGAGTCAGTGACAGTCAACTGTAACTACGGCGGCAGCGCTTCTGTCACATTCTCCTCAGCCAATGCGGGTCAAATGGTGAGCGGTACTAACCAGGTTCCCTACAAGCTGATCGTGTCAGGTTCACCTTATAGCAGCGGTGTATCGTTGGCGACTGACCAGACCTGGAACGGCTGGCCAGCGGTTGCCAATGCCGGTCAGACGCGCTCTCTGAGCGTTCAACTGGACAGCATTGCCACAGTCGCGGGCGCGTACAGTGATACCGTGACAGTGTCTGTCGCACCGAACTAAGTTCCGGTAGTTCAGGTGAAAAGAAGCCCGTGGTTTTCGCGGGCTTTTCTTTGGCTGAGGAGAAGGTTGATGCTTAAGACTCGTCGAGTGTTTTGTGCTCTGGTCGCCTGTTTCGTGGCAGGACTGATGTTGTCCTCTGAGGTTGTTGCGTTTCAACTGGTCCCTACGGTGTCAGTGCTGGAACTGCCGCAAGACGCCAGCGGTATAACGGTGGTCGTTGAGAACCCAAGAACTGTCCCGTTACCGGTGGAGTTTGAGCTTGTTGAACGGACCGTGAATCTGGACGGATCGGAAGAGTACACCCCTGCCGATGAAGAGTTTCTCGTTTTTCCACCCCAGGCTGTGATTGGACCGGGTAAGAGCCAGGCTGTTCGAGTTCAGTGGGTTAGTGACTACCCGAGCGAATCCCGATCGTTCACGCTGTTTGCGTCAGAGATTCCCGTTGATCTTGAGGATGTGGGTAAGCCAATGCTGCAAACCCTGTTTCGCATGGGGGCCTCTATCCATGTAACGCCGTCTTCGGCACAGCCGGATGTCACATTGACTGAAGCGTCAAAAACGGAGTCTGGCATGGAGTTGACGCTGGAGAACATTGGTGATCGATTTATCTATTTGAACGATGTGAGACTGGAGTTTGACGACCGGATGTATACCGGAAGTGAACTGGCTAACATCGTCGGACGAACGTTGTTACCACCTGCCAGAAAACGAACCATAATCATTCCAGAAGAGACGGGCATTCCCAGAATCAGCATTAATTAGGGGGCAAATTGAGAAGTATTGTCTTCGCACTTGGTTGTCTGGTGGTAAGCAGCGCCTTGGCCATCGGTGTTGCACCGACGCGCCTGATTTTCAAAACCGCCAACGAGGAAGCGCAAAGTCTGCGGATTGTCGGCGATAAATTGGCCGATACGGCCGTTGAGCTATACGTGCTGGCGCGGAAGTTCCAGACTGATGAGGTTCAACTGGTTCCGGATGAAGGGGCGTGTATTGAACTCTCAATCCCCCAGACGCTGATAAAGTCCGGGAGTGGTCAGGAGGTCTGGGTCCAGCCAGACCCGATGACACCGGGCTGCTATGGCCAATCGTTCTACCTTGTTATTGAAACGCTGCCGATTGCCGGAGCTGAATCAGGCCACTCTGGCCAACTTCGTATTGCGCCAACCTTCCTGGTCCCTATCCATCTGGCTCCCAGTTCCGCGGCCGATCTGTCGTTTTCCCTGCAACAAGAGGGCCGATATCTTCAGCTGTCCAATTCCAGTAACGCCTCGATTCTCTATTCAAGTCTTCAATTGGAGTTGCAGGATGAAATTACCGGTCAGTGGCGCCTTTTGTCGGGCAGAGTGATTGCGGCGGCACTCAACTCTGATGCTCTTCTCGCGGGCGAGCGACGTGTTCTCGCGATTCCTGAGTTGCTGGGTGAGGGCACATTCACCGACATTCGCAGGGCTTCTGCCGACATCCCTCCGGGCGACAAGATTTGATGCGTTGGGCGGCGTTACTACTGATCATGTTACCGGTTCTGGTGGTGGCGGAAGGTTCCACCTTCACCATGGATTTGCCGGTTTACATCGACAACGAGGAAGCCGGGATTTTAACCGTTGGAATCGAAGACATGCAGCTGGTCCAGATTCAATCGAACTCATTTTCAAAGTTGTCAGGGGATTTTCTGAGCGAAGAGCTGACTGAGGATATTCTCGCCCAGGAAGAGAACGGACAGCTTCCAGTTGCCATCATCAGGGACCGCGGCCTCGATATTCGCTTTGAGCCGGCGACCCTGCAAATAGTCATAGCCCCGACCCAGGATCAGAGACCGCTCAAAGAGGTTTTTTCCTCCAGGCAGTACCAGTACAGCCCTGCATCCCCGGGGTCGGACTTCTCGACATTCGTTAATTACAACGTGGTTCAGGGGTACGTGCATCAGAGTCGTTTCCAGGAGGGGCGGGAACCCTTGCGAGGCGTGCTCGATGGTGCCATCAATCTCGGTTTTCTTGGGCCGGTCACGATGGAGTGGGAGGCGCTTTACCAGGAAGAACAAAGTCAGGAATGGGCCCGGGAAAGCTCCAGGCTCGTTATCGACGATCAGCAGCGTGCAATTCGCTACACGCTGGGCGATGTTTTTTATCAAAGCACGGAATTCCAGGGCGCTCCGGAACTTCTTGGCGCCTCCATCGAACGTCGCTACGGTGTACTTCAGCCCTTTAATACGGTGACGGCAACCGGTCAGCAGACCTTTGAGATTCAGCGGACGTCCCGTGTTGATGTCTATGTGAATGGAATTCTTCAGACCAGCCGAAGACTGACTCCCGGTCGCTACAACCTTCGCGACTTTCCATTCGCCGAGGGGTTGAACGACATTGAGCTGGTCGTGACCGATGAATTCGGGAGGGTCGAGCGGCTCGCATTTTCCCTGTTTTTGGACAGCAACCTTTTGAAAGAGGGGGTCAGCGAATTCTCCTTCAACGCGGGTTACCGAAGGAAACCGCCGGAGAACAATACCATTGATTATGATTATAACCGACCGGCCCTGTCCGGATTTTACCGGCACGGCCTTACCTCCAATTTAACGCTTGGGGGCCAATTCCAGGGTGAAGAAGACCTTGAGGTTTATGGTCTGGAAGGGGTGCTTGGAACGCCGGTCGGCACCTTC comes from the Marinobacter sp. F4206 genome and includes:
- the ampE gene encoding regulatory signaling modulator protein AmpE, which produces MVLIVFLLAYMVRRRLDTHNRLSGDKLWRHWFHQAVKVEAGHEAGIAGGLALVVLPALIVGLGVYVLDVIGWRFAGYPIEWLILVLMMGAPGWRPVLQSYSMSWQRGDMQAAWHVVEDRLPAEERGAASSPDVMHLTLSKVLLVTVFQRFFLVGFWYVVGGIGLAVLARGLVALSEQWPQAAARSRFQRLAEWMAWVPVRLLSVTFGIAGDLAGWLREFPASVGGLSKKTADVLMISANGSLTGYALDPERFSRIHSEEWADFGGRSLGAIRDLLNRSMLVWICALALLVIFGMI
- a CDS encoding methyl-accepting chemotaxis protein, with product MKQLINPAIALMNRLPMVYKFSLISILFLLPIGGLSWLVMSQLNQSVQTMTRGVEGLQQLRSVEQLLVSSMAYRDYRAAGVLKNEDGLMAASEDAAEQIDALLEALMAEQRSFDASGSWAQQVAAIQKDWEALRADDNYQGNIDPQFKYYQEFVQKVMSLLPATIEISGLGQDASRENQLLLGLAREALPEARGVIGEARAYGTFALVEGQVGYALSDGLNAIYDGLTNRSSLLAPALSVAAEASDQLSDEAGNTITRVNESLTLVRDALDLNVVTPMRLEMPWQEYDALIRAQLEHYDELTAAIFDVVEGNLSTRLEQEVNQRRLIVVALVAILLVVVYLYIGFFMSVRTAINRFTEAARNVAAGDMTTHINLRNRDELGELTSEFNNMTDRIAELIRSVSGTTADVDQQAARVKDTAAANSEAVARQMEESGQINEAMNQMVEAVNEVTESAHRVADSAGTAESDTETGRQVVADTVETINRLASEISGAVDVINRVSQDSDNISQVLVEIKAIAEQTNLLALNAAIEAARAGEQGRGFAVVADEVRSLSQRTHKSTEEIEGMISRLQSGVKDAVSAMTNSRDVTETTVTKSGQVTEALDRIARGISIIVDMSHQIAQAAEEQSAVAKDVNASVAQIGDLGQTTAANAEETLGSSREMSDLTASLQRLVEAFKV
- a CDS encoding spore coat protein U domain-containing protein is translated as MKLRTFASCVALAVSAGAVNADTSVEVPLSGTLPKECNISAYLNGPFDNLDMASLSSQGAESVTVNCNYGGSASVTFSSANAGQMVSGTNQVPYKLIVSGSPYSSGVSLATDQTWNGWPAVANAGQTRSLSVQLDSIATVAGAYSDTVTVSVAPN
- a CDS encoding molecular chaperone, producing MLKTRRVFCALVACFVAGLMLSSEVVAFQLVPTVSVLELPQDASGITVVVENPRTVPLPVEFELVERTVNLDGSEEYTPADEEFLVFPPQAVIGPGKSQAVRVQWVSDYPSESRSFTLFASEIPVDLEDVGKPMLQTLFRMGASIHVTPSSAQPDVTLTEASKTESGMELTLENIGDRFIYLNDVRLEFDDRMYTGSELANIVGRTLLPPARKRTIIIPEETGIPRISIN